A region of Ferruginibacter albus DNA encodes the following proteins:
- a CDS encoding cupin domain-containing protein, producing the protein MKNTRTNTNPHIIEWHLEKNGNFPNSDLPVLIYKDVFKLPRGKDNASEIIQAIFLRNGWSNTWRNGIYDFHHYHSNAHEALGISSGSANVILGGPNGKRLTVEKGDLLILPAGTGHKCTKHSADFVCIGAYPQGKNYDINHGTAEELKKALPRIEDLSLPKQDPVFGLEGFLKSYWKKLS; encoded by the coding sequence ATGAAGAACACTCGCACAAATACCAATCCGCATATTATTGAATGGCATCTTGAGAAAAACGGGAACTTTCCTAATAGTGATTTGCCTGTCCTTATTTATAAGGATGTCTTTAAATTGCCGCGTGGCAAAGACAATGCTTCTGAAATTATTCAGGCAATTTTTTTGCGCAACGGGTGGAGCAACACATGGCGAAATGGTATCTATGATTTTCATCATTATCATAGCAATGCACACGAAGCGCTGGGCATTTCAAGCGGCAGTGCCAATGTAATCCTTGGTGGACCTAACGGCAAAAGATTGACGGTCGAAAAAGGCGATCTCCTGATCTTACCTGCGGGAACGGGTCACAAGTGTACCAAACATTCAGCAGATTTTGTCTGCATCGGTGCTTATCCACAAGGCAAAAATTACGACATAAACCACGGTACAGCAGAGGAACTTAAAAAAGCGCTGCCACGTATTGAAGATCTGTCTCTACCAAAACAAGATCCGGTGTTTGGTCTAGAAGGATTTTTAAAAAGCTATTGGAAAAAATTGTCTTAA